In Flavobacterium sp. N3904, one DNA window encodes the following:
- a CDS encoding BamA/TamA family outer membrane protein, translating into MRYLKNSYLLLLMFVFCHVKAQVGLDCPPKTVLELFKKKDSLLVVKPLKNSFFLIIPVIGAQPATGFSYGATAQYTFKGYDILDKYSSANLGVVFTTKNQLLINVKNNILLKNNKLFLSGDYRLYIFTQPNYGLGTNIIPTHKDNPDFEIESIAEPMDYNYFKFHQTASWEFSNHFYIGGGIDLDWYSSIVDKDLDVANGDYTYHYNYSIENGFNPLEYYVNGLSLNFIYDCRDNQINARKGWFANLNYRINPALFKEQQVSNVLFTEFRYFIPLSQKKENFVLGFWGYGQFVTHGNVPYLNLPAIGWDQRSRSGEGYTQGLFRGNNLAYLQAELRFPITCNQALSGTVFTSFTTASNKMDSVRLFDYVQPAFGVGLRVLIDKATRTNLVIDYAVGNHSKGFYLNAGETF; encoded by the coding sequence ATGAGATATTTGAAAAATAGCTATTTACTGCTTTTGATGTTTGTTTTTTGTCATGTAAAAGCACAGGTAGGTTTAGATTGCCCTCCAAAAACAGTATTGGAATTATTTAAAAAAAAAGATTCTCTTCTGGTTGTAAAACCTCTCAAGAATAGTTTTTTTCTTATCATTCCTGTCATTGGAGCACAACCGGCTACGGGATTTAGTTATGGTGCAACAGCCCAATATACTTTTAAAGGGTACGATATATTAGATAAATATTCTTCGGCAAATCTAGGCGTGGTTTTTACTACCAAGAATCAGTTACTGATAAATGTAAAAAACAATATTTTATTAAAAAATAATAAGCTTTTTTTGAGCGGTGATTATCGTTTGTACATTTTTACGCAACCCAATTATGGATTGGGAACAAATATAATTCCAACCCATAAGGACAATCCCGATTTTGAAATTGAGTCGATTGCAGAACCCATGGATTATAATTATTTTAAATTTCATCAAACGGCTTCTTGGGAGTTTTCCAACCATTTCTACATAGGAGGCGGTATAGATTTAGATTGGTATTCGAGTATTGTTGATAAAGATCTGGATGTTGCCAATGGCGACTATACCTATCATTACAATTACTCGATAGAAAACGGGTTTAATCCGCTGGAATATTATGTAAATGGTTTGAGTCTAAATTTTATTTATGATTGCAGAGACAATCAGATTAATGCTAGGAAAGGTTGGTTTGCGAATCTAAATTATAGAATCAATCCTGCTCTGTTTAAAGAGCAACAAGTGAGTAATGTACTTTTTACAGAGTTTCGCTATTTTATTCCGTTGAGTCAAAAAAAGGAGAATTTTGTTTTGGGATTTTGGGGGTACGGACAATTTGTAACACATGGAAATGTTCCGTATTTAAATTTGCCAGCTATAGGTTGGGATCAAAGGAGTAGGAGTGGAGAAGGATACACGCAGGGATTATTTAGAGGCAATAATTTGGCCTATCTTCAAGCCGAATTAAGATTTCCAATTACGTGTAATCAAGCTCTTAGCGGAACTGTCTTTACCAGTTTCACAACCGCAAGCAATAAAATGGATTCAGTTAGGCTATTCGATTATGTTCAGCCAGCTTTTGGGGTTGGATTAAGGGTGTTGATTGACAAAGCAACCCGCACCAATCTTGTGATAGATTATGCAGTAGGAAACCATTCTAAAGGATTTTATCTGAATGCGGGTGAAACTTTTTAG
- a CDS encoding transporter: protein MISTVSFAQDLEPRAYANMPKGANVVVASYGFLKGNVVSEPTLPIEDFVISSNNFGVGYLHTFGLADKLARVQVILPYVTMDGRAKVNGEEITGNRTGFGDMRIRFGIILLGSPALERKQFSQYQQKTIFGVSLVTSVPTGRYYADKRINIGANRWGFKPEVGVSKRFTHVYAEFYSGVWFYTQNDEYLGDKDLQQKPVLSFQGHASYYFKNQMWIGFNMNWFNGGKTVIDDLPTGSLINSSRIGLTWSVPFTRSQSMKLQVNTGTFKDIGLNYDSISLSYQYVFF, encoded by the coding sequence TTGATAAGTACTGTTTCTTTTGCTCAAGATCTTGAGCCCAGAGCTTATGCCAATATGCCGAAAGGTGCTAATGTTGTAGTTGCTAGTTACGGTTTTTTGAAAGGGAATGTTGTTTCTGAACCCACTTTGCCTATTGAGGATTTTGTTATTTCAAGCAATAATTTTGGAGTTGGTTATTTGCATACTTTTGGATTGGCCGATAAATTGGCAAGAGTGCAAGTCATCCTCCCATATGTAACAATGGATGGAAGAGCCAAAGTAAATGGTGAAGAAATAACTGGAAATCGAACTGGTTTTGGCGATATGCGCATACGATTTGGAATAATTTTATTAGGATCGCCAGCATTGGAGAGAAAGCAATTTAGCCAATATCAGCAAAAAACAATATTTGGGGTAAGTTTGGTTACATCAGTGCCTACAGGTCGTTATTACGCTGATAAAAGAATCAATATCGGAGCCAATCGTTGGGGATTCAAACCCGAGGTAGGTGTATCCAAACGGTTTACACATGTTTATGCTGAATTCTATTCTGGGGTTTGGTTTTATACGCAAAACGATGAATACCTTGGAGACAAAGATCTTCAGCAAAAACCTGTACTTTCTTTTCAGGGGCATGCCAGTTATTATTTTAAAAATCAAATGTGGATAGGATTTAATATGAACTGGTTTAACGGAGGAAAAACCGTTATTGATGATTTACCTACGGGAAGTTTGATTAACAGTTCAAGAATAGGACTAACGTGGTCTGTACCATTTACGAGAAGTCAGTCAATGAAATTGCAAGTTAATACAGGAACCTTTAAAGATATTGGACTGAATTATGACTCAATATCGCTTTCCTATCAGTATGTTTTCTTTTAG
- a CDS encoding CatB-related O-acetyltransferase, which produces MTAPDKNIKFPLQNYDRLCFLKNIVENPNIIVGDYTYYDDFENVENFEKNVKYHFDFVGDKLIIGKFCMIASDVKFIMNGANHLTNALTTYPFAVFGKGWENAMEGKQYPQKGDIHIGNDVWIGYNATIMAGVTIGDGAIIATNATVIKDVEPYTIVGGNPATEIKKRFTNDVIERLLKLKWWDWEIEKITRNVQNLTDTDIDKLELQEK; this is translated from the coding sequence ATGACAGCCCCAGATAAAAACATAAAATTTCCACTTCAAAATTATGACCGACTTTGTTTTCTAAAAAACATAGTTGAAAATCCAAATATCATTGTTGGCGATTACACCTATTATGATGATTTTGAAAACGTGGAGAACTTTGAGAAAAATGTAAAGTACCATTTTGACTTTGTTGGAGATAAACTGATAATTGGTAAATTTTGTATGATAGCTTCCGATGTGAAATTTATTATGAATGGAGCCAATCATCTTACAAATGCTTTAACAACGTATCCGTTTGCAGTTTTTGGGAAAGGCTGGGAAAATGCTATGGAAGGAAAGCAATATCCACAAAAAGGCGACATTCACATTGGCAACGATGTTTGGATAGGCTACAATGCAACCATTATGGCAGGAGTAACCATTGGCGACGGAGCCATTATTGCAACAAACGCAACCGTAATAAAAGACGTAGAACCTTATACTATAGTTGGTGGAAACCCCGCAACCGAAATCAAAAAAAGATTCACCAATGATGTTATCGAAAGGCTTTTAAAATTAAAATGGTGGGATTGGGAAATTGAAAAAATTACAAGAAATGTTCAAAACCTGACAGATACAGATATAGATAAATTAGAACTTCAGGAGAAATAA
- a CDS encoding BamA/TamA family outer membrane protein gives MFQKTLIAILFFLFSVSIIAQTATTVKKDTTVAKESEVSKFNAFNKKAEAFFRVFPVPIYGYTTEAGNIYGLTKFNVLNLSKKDTISKPSKLTELVTFSSKGRVNVVLGGQLFFKENKYQIQSYVYYQKQPQYIFGIGNDVTKATEEAINFDRVKFYSNNLMQIEKNLYVGIPIEFANYWNMQIPADSFLIQDNVPGVTGGYDVGAGFSGLYDTRKNPYNPQQGEYCMSSLVFHPKFFGSTYQFTNFILDMRKYYNPWLKHIIAVQAYTSNAFGDTPFYDLSLMGGSDQMRGYYQGAYRDKVLIDGQIEYRMPVWNIFGVVGFVGTGRVFESYKDVSFETWRVSYGGGLRIMVDSKHQTNLRLDCGFGEGGSLRGVYFSFGEAF, from the coding sequence ATGTTTCAAAAGACATTAATTGCAATCCTGTTTTTTTTATTTTCTGTTTCTATAATTGCTCAAACGGCAACAACCGTCAAAAAGGATACGACTGTTGCAAAAGAAAGTGAAGTTTCAAAATTCAATGCATTTAATAAAAAGGCGGAAGCTTTTTTTAGGGTGTTTCCAGTGCCTATTTATGGCTATACCACTGAAGCTGGAAATATATACGGTTTGACCAAATTCAATGTTCTTAATCTGTCAAAAAAAGATACCATATCCAAACCTTCTAAGTTGACCGAATTGGTGACTTTTTCATCAAAAGGGAGAGTAAATGTTGTATTGGGCGGACAATTGTTTTTTAAGGAAAATAAATATCAAATTCAAAGTTATGTCTATTATCAAAAACAACCCCAATACATTTTTGGAATAGGAAATGATGTAACAAAAGCAACGGAAGAAGCAATAAATTTTGACAGGGTTAAATTTTATTCTAATAATTTGATGCAAATTGAAAAAAATTTATATGTTGGTATTCCCATTGAGTTTGCCAATTATTGGAACATGCAAATCCCTGCGGATAGTTTTTTAATTCAAGATAATGTACCGGGAGTGACGGGTGGTTATGATGTAGGGGCAGGTTTTTCTGGTTTATATGACACAAGAAAAAATCCGTACAATCCACAACAAGGAGAATATTGTATGTCAAGTCTGGTTTTTCATCCCAAATTCTTTGGAAGTACTTATCAATTTACCAATTTTATTTTGGACATGCGTAAGTATTACAATCCTTGGCTTAAACATATTATTGCAGTTCAGGCATATACCAGCAATGCATTTGGCGATACACCATTCTATGATCTTTCGTTGATGGGTGGATCTGATCAAATGAGAGGGTATTACCAAGGAGCGTATCGAGATAAGGTTCTTATTGACGGACAGATTGAATACCGTATGCCGGTCTGGAATATTTTTGGAGTTGTAGGATTTGTGGGTACGGGTAGGGTATTTGAGAGTTACAAGGATGTGTCTTTTGAAACCTGGAGAGTTTCTTATGGTGGAGGATTGAGAATTATGGTTGACAGTAAGCATCAAACCAATTTGAGACTTGATTGTGGTTTTGGAGAAGGAGGTTCTTTAAGAGGGGTTTATTTTAGTTTTGGTGAAGCGTTTTAA
- a CDS encoding DUF4136 domain-containing protein has translation MKTIIKTSLFLFLVSLFVSCSSVTVSSDYDHSANFSKYKTFSFYQLNVTGQTINQLNQNRIISDVKANLISKGFTEDTSNPDMLVNATTVMQAEKQYNANTNYYGAGGMYRPYGWGGGYGGMGGMANTTVSVQNYTDGSLVIDIIDASTKTLIWTGTGSKDIYSQSDNPDQAVLDAVTKIMASFPPGAPKQ, from the coding sequence ATGAAAACAATCATCAAAACATCGTTATTTCTTTTTCTGGTTTCCTTATTCGTTAGCTGTTCATCGGTTACCGTTTCATCGGATTATGATCATTCAGCTAATTTTTCAAAATACAAAACATTTTCTTTTTATCAATTAAATGTAACTGGGCAAACAATTAATCAACTCAATCAAAATCGTATTATCAGTGATGTAAAAGCAAATTTGATTAGTAAAGGTTTTACCGAAGACACAAGCAATCCGGATATGTTGGTAAACGCAACTACAGTAATGCAAGCAGAAAAACAATACAACGCCAATACTAACTATTACGGAGCAGGAGGAATGTATCGCCCTTATGGTTGGGGTGGTGGTTATGGAGGTATGGGAGGTATGGCAAATACTACGGTAAGTGTTCAGAATTATACGGATGGTTCTCTTGTAATTGATATCATAGACGCCTCTACTAAAACGCTTATATGGACCGGTACAGGTAGTAAAGATATTTACTCTCAATCGGATAATCCTGATCAAGCTGTTTTGGATGCAGTTACTAAAATTATGGCTAGTTTTCCTCCGGGAGCACCAAAGCAATAA
- a CDS encoding DUF202 domain-containing protein, with product MKDEITSNPEAIETEKKLLKEKKDRDKELITLERFRIAAEKMQLSWIARSITISALGFTVYRLLEDEEAKGIANSVGSISPSEVGLIMLLIGFVGLVWATIEHTKTLEKVKRQYTVYQKMPVSISLIQSYAIILVTLILAISSCLRYFKI from the coding sequence ATGAAAGACGAAATTACATCTAACCCAGAGGCAATAGAAACTGAAAAAAAACTGCTAAAAGAAAAAAAAGACAGAGATAAAGAGCTGATCACTTTGGAACGTTTTAGGATTGCTGCAGAAAAAATGCAACTTTCTTGGATAGCAAGATCTATTACTATTTCGGCATTAGGATTTACCGTTTATCGTTTACTGGAGGATGAAGAAGCCAAAGGAATTGCAAATTCTGTTGGATCAATCAGCCCCAGTGAAGTGGGATTAATCATGCTGCTTATTGGATTTGTCGGATTGGTCTGGGCAACTATTGAACATACTAAAACTTTAGAAAAAGTAAAACGACAATACACTGTTTATCAAAAAATGCCTGTGTCTATTTCATTAATACAATCGTATGCAATAATTTTAGTTACATTAATTCTAGCTATTTCTTCTTGTCTGCGCTATTTTAAAATTTAA
- a CDS encoding phospholipase D-like domain-containing protein produces the protein MSTRSLIVLPDDTGKQIIDAIKKAKKSIRVKMFIFSDPDLINAIIEAKKRGVKIDIMLNPARRNGVEENDQVRKLLEEVGVEVRDSNPSFGITHEKSMVVDDELAIIHSLNWDTKNLNLSRDYAIITTHKHEVKEIISCFEADWNRIVFVPGTDAKLIWCTGNGRLRIAELIDKAKYTLFVQNERYQDEVIVEHLVRAAIRGVKVHIMAKSPHSLKKQKLVEGVGGLRILEDVGVKIHKLKKLKLHGKMILADGERAIIGSINLAPGSFDDRRELAIEIHDEAIIKRLQEVANHDWENSKPLDLSDEGLFNDLENHNLGSSESLALEVDDKAVKHHKKH, from the coding sequence ATGTCTACTCGTTCTTTAATTGTACTCCCAGATGATACTGGAAAACAAATAATTGATGCAATTAAAAAAGCAAAGAAATCCATTCGCGTAAAAATGTTTATTTTTTCGGATCCGGATTTAATTAATGCGATTATTGAAGCCAAAAAAAGAGGAGTTAAAATAGATATTATGCTTAACCCTGCCAGAAGGAACGGTGTAGAAGAAAATGATCAAGTCAGAAAATTACTGGAAGAAGTTGGTGTAGAAGTAAGAGACAGTAATCCGTCTTTTGGAATTACTCATGAGAAATCGATGGTAGTTGATGATGAATTAGCTATTATTCATTCTTTAAATTGGGACACCAAAAATCTTAATTTATCTCGAGATTATGCCATTATTACAACGCATAAACACGAAGTAAAAGAAATCATATCCTGCTTTGAGGCTGATTGGAATCGGATTGTATTTGTACCGGGAACCGATGCTAAACTTATTTGGTGTACAGGGAATGGTCGTTTGCGTATTGCTGAATTAATAGACAAAGCCAAGTATACTTTATTTGTACAAAACGAACGTTATCAAGATGAGGTAATAGTTGAACATTTGGTAAGGGCAGCCATAAGAGGTGTAAAAGTGCATATAATGGCAAAATCGCCTCATTCCTTAAAAAAACAAAAATTGGTTGAAGGGGTTGGTGGATTGCGTATTTTAGAAGATGTGGGTGTAAAGATTCATAAACTCAAAAAACTCAAATTGCATGGTAAAATGATTCTGGCTGATGGAGAAAGAGCTATTATAGGTTCTATAAACTTGGCTCCAGGGAGTTTTGATGATAGGCGAGAATTGGCTATTGAAATTCATGATGAAGCAATTATTAAACGTTTGCAAGAAGTTGCAAATCACGATTGGGAAAATTCAAAACCACTTGATCTTTCAGATGAAGGTCTTTTTAACGATTTAGAAAATCATAATCTGGGGAGTTCAGAAAGTCTTGCATTAGAAGTAGATGACAAAGCTGTAAAGCATCATAAAAAGCATTAG